ACTGCCGTCGCACACCGGGCATGGATCGATGGGAATATACTCACCGGACTCGTCATCGGTCCGTGGGAACCAACCGCTACCAGCGCAGAAAGCGCACTCAAGTGCTGTGGCTCCATCTAGAAAAGTTGCAACCCTCTTGGGTCCATCCAGCGTCTTGCCCATTGCTCCTCACTCTCAATGATTACGGCATTTCGAAGCTGCTAGCGGCATGGTTTGCTATCGTCAATCTGCTTGATTCTTCATCGCCGTGTGAGGCCACCGCCACTTTCTCCATTCTCGGCAGCCTCCATTTACCTCATATTTGTAAGCAAAACTATAAATCCAGCCGAAGTTCGGAGGCAAGGTGGTCTAGCGAAGAGCCGGGATTGGTCACTTCGTTATATGATGTTTCCCCATGGAAAGGTTTCTCGGGAAGGAGCGGTTCTCCGACCTGATCGTAGTGATCCTGGGAGGAGGCCGGGGGGCGCGTCTTGATCCGCTGACGCGGAAGCGGAGCAAGCCGGCGGTGCCGATCGCCGGGAAGTACCGCCTCATCGACGTCACCATCAGCAACGCCATCAACTCCGGGATGGAGCGGATGTTCCTGCTCACGCAGTTCAACTCCGTCTCCCTGCACCGGCACATTGTCCGCACCTACAAGTTCGACTTCTTCTCGCGGGGCTACGTCCAGATCCTGGCGGCGCGGCAGACGCCGGAGCGCGAGATCTGGTTCCAGGGGACGGCCGACGCGGTGCGGCAGAACCTGGAGATCATCGAGCAGACGCGCGGCGACGACGTCCTGATCCTGGCGGGGGATCACATGTACCGGATGGACTACCGGGACATGTACCGGGATCACGTCGTGAACGAGGCCGACATCACGCTGGCGGTCCATCCCGCTTCGGAGGAAGCCATCGGGAGCCTCGGGGCGGTGCGAGTGGACGACGCCGGCCGGGTCGTCGAATTTCGCGAAAAGCCGGGGGATGCCGCAGCCCGCGAAGGCATGGAGCTGACGCCGCGGCTGCAGCGCCAGTACGGGGTCGCCACCGGGCAGCCCTACCTCGGCTCGATGGGGATCTACATCTTCAAGAAGGAAGTCCTGATGGGATGCCTCTCGGGGGATCGGCACGATTTCGGACGCCACATCCTCCCGGAAGGCGTCGGGCAGCTCCGGATCCAGGCGCACTTCCATCACGGCTACTGGCGGGACATCGGCACGATCGCCGCCTTCTACGACGCCCACATGGACCTCCTCCAGCCGAACCCGCCGTTCTCCTTCAACGACCCGGGCTGGCCTTTCTACACGCACCCGCGCTACCTGCCGGCCTCGCGGATCACCGGTTGCCGGTTCGAGCGGACCGTCCTGGCCGAAGGGGGCGTCCTGGTCGACTCCACGTTCGAAGACTCGATCATCGGTATCCGGTCGGTGATCCGCAAAGCGACGATCCGGCAATCGTTGATCATGGGCTCGGACGCCTATCCGCCCGAGGCGCCGCCGAACGCACCGCCCGTCGGCATCGGCGAGGGGAGCGTCATCGAGAAGGCGATCGTGGACAAGAACGCCCGGATCGGCCGGGAGGTGCGGATCCTGAACCAACGGAACATCCTCGAGGCCGAAGGATCGGGCTACGTGATCCGGGAAGGGATCCTGGTCGTGCCCAAGAACGCCGTCATCCCCGACGGAACCACGATCTGACTCGCATGGAGCTCCACGCCTCCCGCGAAGCTCGCCGCCTTTATCGACTCGATGATTTCCATTTCTCCGCCTCGGGGACGCTGCTGCTTCCCGATTTCGACGCGGCGCGGGCCGTGGCCGAGCGGATCAACGCGGGAGCCAAATCTCAGGCGGGCGGCACGGCCGCGGCGACCTCCCGCAGGGGGGCACCCGCGGTCTCCAGCGGGTCGATCCCGCCGGTCAAAGCATGGCAGCTCCACGCGATGGGGCTCATCAATGAAATCTTCCACTACCTCATCCAGCTCTACCGGGAATCGCGCAAGCCGTCGGTCCTGCGCGAGGCGCTTGCCGCCGCCGGGGAGCGCCTGCGCGATCCCTCACTCGAGACGGCGCTCGATCGAATCGTCGGAGAGTTTCCTCCCGCCGCCGGCCATGGCGGCGAGGGGATCGCCGAGTTGTTCCCGGCCGCTGCCGAAGGCCTCGAGACCCCGGAGCTGATCCTCCAGGAAGCACTCGTCCTGTGGCTGGCGAACGTCAACCCGGCGTTCGCGCCCGGAAAGCCCCTCTTCGACGACGCCATCCTGAGAGGATCGGGTTATCGCGAGCTGATGGAGGAGCTGCATCGGTTCTTCGAAGGCCAGCCGCCGTTCGGCCCCGACGACCAGAACCTGATCGACATGCTCCGCTCGCCCGCTCTTGCCTCCCCCGATTCCCTCCAGGGACAACTCGAGTACATCTGGAAGCGCTGGGGCTACCTCCTCACCGGATTCCGGCACCTGCACCGGCTTCTCTCGGCGCTGGATTGGATTCGCGAGGAGGAGACGCCCCGAGCCGGAGGGGGGGCGCGCGCGACCGTCCCGGTCCCCGATTTCCTCGACCTGCAGGCGGAGGCGGAGAGGTTCTCCGCCGATCGCGACTGGATGCCGCGCGTCGTGCTCCTTGCCAAGAACACGCACGTATGGCTGGAGCAGCTTTCGCGGAAGCACGGCCGGTGGATCCAGCGGCTCGACCAGGTTCCCGACGAGGAGCTGGAGCTGCTCAAGCGGCGCGGCTTCACGGGGCTCTGGCTGATCGGGGTGTGGGAGCGGAGCAAGGCGTCCGCCGCGATCAAGCGGCTCCAGGGAAATCCGGAGGCGGCCCCGTCGGCCTACTCGCTGGCGGAGTACGCCGTCGCGGCCGACCTCGGGGGCGCGCCGGCGCTTGGCAATCTCAAGGAACGGGCCTGGGCGAGAGGGATTCGCCTGGCGAGCGACATGGTCCCGAATCACATGGGAATCGACTCGCGGTGGGTCCTCGAGCGCCCCGATTGGTTCTTGTCGCGGGACCGGAGTCCCTTCCCTTCCTACTCCTTCAACGGGCCGGATCTTTCAGGGGATTCGCGGGTCGGCATCTTCGTCGAGGACCATTATTTCGACCGCAGCGACGCGGCGGTGGTCTTCCGGCGGCTGGATCGCCATACCGGCGAGGAGCGGTTCGTCTACCACGGCAACGACGGCACACGGACCCCCTGGAACGACACGGCGCAGCTCAACTACCTGAACCCGGAGGTTCGCGAGGCGGTGATCGGCGAGATCCTGCGGGTGGCGCGGGAGTTTCCGGTGATCCGGTTCGACGCGGCGATGACGCTGGCGAAGCGCCACTACCAGCGCCTCTGGTTCCCGCAGCCCGGGACGGGCGGGGCGATCCCGTCACGCGCCGAGCACGGCCTGACGCGGGAGCTGTTCGACGCGCTGATGCCGCGCGAGTTCTGGCGCGAGGTGGTGGACCGCGTCGCGCGGGAGGCTCCCGACACGCTCCTCCTGGCCGAGGCGTTCTGGCTGATGGAAGGGTACTTCGTCCGGACGCTGGGGATGCACCGGGTCTACAACAGCGCTTTCATGAACATGCTCCGGGACGAGGAGAACGCGAAGTACCGGTCGGTCATCAAGAACACGCTGGAGTTCGACTCCGAGGTCCTGCGGCGCTACGTGAACTTCATGAACAACCCCGACGAGGAGCCGGCGGTCGAGGCGTTCGGCAAGGGCGACAAGTACTTCGGGATCTGCACGCTGATGGCGGCGCTGCCGGGGCTTCCGATGTTCGGCCACGGCCAGTGGGAAGGGCTCTGGGAGAAGTACGGCATGGAGTTCCGCAAGCCGCGGCAGGACGAGACCCCGGATGCCGAGCTGATCGCGCGACACGAGCGGGAGATCTCGCCCTTGCTGCACGAGCGGGCGCTGTTCGCGGGCGTCGAGAACTTTCTCCTGTACGACTTCTTCACCGCCGAGGGGAACGTCGACGAGAACGTCTTCGCCTTCTCCAACGGCGCCGGCGGGCGGCGCGCGCTCGTCGTGTACCAGAACAAGTTCGCGTCGACCTGGGGATGGATCCGGACGTCGGCGGCCTTCGCGGTCAAGGAAGAGGGAGGCAAGACGCATCTCGCGCAGAGCAGCCTGGGCCAGGGCCTCGGGATCTCCGCGGAGGCGGATCGCTTCACCTGCTTCCGGGAGCTGTCGTCAGGCTTGGAGTTCATCCACTCGAGCCGGGATCTCTGCCAGAAGGGTCTCTATCTCGAGCTGCACGCCTATCAGTGCCGGGTCTTCCTCGACGTGCGCGAGGTCCAGGACACGCGGGATCGCGGCTATGCTCGGCTGCACGCCGAGCTGGGCGGTCGGGGCGTGCCGAGCCTCGAGCAGGCTCTGGCGGAGCTGCGCTATCGCCCCGTCCACGTCGCCTTCCGGGAGCTGGCGAATGCGGAGATGTTCCGGCGGATCCTGGCGGCCCGGGCCGTCGAGCGGGACGCGAAGCCCGATCCGAAGCTGCTGGACGAGGTGGAATGGAAGGCCCGCGCGGTGCTCGAGGCGATCCGGCAGCTGACCGGGGCGCCGGGCGACGAGGCGAAGGGGGCGCAGCGGATCCGCCGCAGCATCGAAGCGATGCTCCGGCTGCCGCCCGCGCAGCCGGCCCGGCGGCTGGGTTTGCTCCTGGCGTGGATCCTGGCCGACGGGATCGAAGCCATGAAGCCCCCGATGATGGAAGCGGGAAGCGACGCGACTGCGATGGCCGCGTTGGGGCTGGAAGGAATCCTGGCGGAGGCGCTGCGCGGGCTCGGAGGCAACCCGGGACGCCCCGTCGGCGACTTCGACACCGTCTCGATAGCCCTGCGGCTCGGATTCGAATGGCAGGCGCGCGGGACGACCCGGGAGATGGCCGAGCACCTGATCCTCCGCCTGGAGCGCGACGAAGCGGCGCGACGGATCCTCGGCTTCAACGAACACGAGGGAACTCTCTACCTGAACAAGGAGGCACTGGAGGACTTCGTCTCGAGCCTCCAGACGATCGCGGCGCTGCAACAGAGGATGGCCGAGACGCCCTCGGAAGACCCGCCGCCTGCTTCCCAGCTCGGCGACCCGCGGTTGGCCCCGCGCGCGCCGCGGCTGACGACCGTCCACCAGGCCCTGCAGGAAGTGATCGCCGCCGCGGAGCGCGCCGGCTACCGCGTCAAGGACCTCCATCAGGAGCTGAAACGGGCTTCCGGACGCTCGCAGTGAAGCGCCTCGCTTGAAGTCCCGCCAAGCTCACCGGCTTTTCTCTCGCCCGCTCTTCACGATCAATTCCTTCAGGCGCCGGGCCAGCTCGGGGCGGAACGATCCGGGGGCGGCGCGCCACGCCCAATTCCCCTCCGGCGTGGAGGGATTGTTCATCCGCGCTTCGCTTCCCAGGCCGAGGACGTCCTGGACCGGGAGGACGGCGAGGCTCGCCTCCGATTCCAGCGCGGCGCGCATCATCTCCCAGTGAATCTCCTCCGCGATCCGGGAATCGGCGGCGGACTTCCCCAAATATCGCAGGACGCGGGTCCGCTCCTCTTCGCCCAGGACCTCGAACCATCCCACCGTCGTGTCGTTGTCATGGGTTCCGGTGTAGAGCACGTGGTCCGGCCCGAATCTTCCCGGGAGGTGGTCGCTGTCGTCGCTGCCGAAGGCGAATTGCAGGACCTTCATCCCCGGAAGGCCGACCGACTTCCTCAGCTCGCGGACGTCGTCGGTGATGATTCCCAAATCTTCGGCGACGATCGGGAGCTCCCTCAGCTCCCGTCTCAAGGCCTCGAAGAACGAGACGCCGGGGCCGGGGCGCCATCGTCCTCGCACCGCCGTCGGCTCCTCCGCCGGGATCTCCCAGTAGGCCGCGAGCCCGCGAAAATGATCGATTCGCAGGAAATCGACCTGGCGCAGGGCATGGCCCACCCGCTCGATCCACCAGCGATATCCTTGATCGGCGATTCGATCCCAGCGGTACAGCGGGTTCCCCCAACGCTGCCCCGTCTTGCTGAAGTAATCGGGGGGGACGCCCGCGACGTGGCGCGGCTGACCCTGATCGTCCAGGTCGAACAGCTCCCGATGGGACCATACGTCCGCGCTGTCGAGCGCGACGTACAGCGGCAGGTCCCCCAGGATCCAAAGGCCGCGCCGATTCGCTTCCTGTTTCAGCCGGGACCATTGGCGGTGGAACAGGAATTGAAGGTGGCGCTGGCAGGCGATCTCCTCCGCCAGCTCCCGCCGGGCCGCCTCCAGCGCCTCCGGCTCGCGCCCGCGCAGCTCGGCGCGCCATTCGTACCAGGGGGATCCGCCGAAGCGGCGCTTCAGCGCCGCGTAGAGGGTCCAATCCGCGAGCCACTCCGCCGCTTCAGGGGCGGCCGCGAAGGAGGCCGACGCGCTCAAGAGCTCGGCCGAGCCCCGCTGGCGGAACAGGTTCCACGAATGGCGGAGAAGGCGCTCCTTCCACGACGCCACGGCGCTGAAATCGACCTGGCGGATCGAGAATCGCGGCGGGCTCTCGAGCTCGGCCTCGGCGAGGATTCCCTCCTGGACCAGGCGCTCGGGCGACAGGAGAAGAGGGTTCCCGGCGAAGGCGGAAGCGCTGGAATAGGGCGAATTGCCGGGACCCGGGGGTCCGAGAGGAAGAATCTGCCAGATCGACGCTCCGGCGCTCGCGGCCCAATCGAGGAAGCGCTCCGCCTCCTCCCCGAGGTCGCCGATTCCGTAGGGACCCGGCAGGGACGTCGGATGCAGCAGCAACCCGGCTCTTCGTTCGATCATCGCGTTCGCCCCGTCGCTCATCGCCAGCGTGCGCGCAGGTGGTGCTCCTGGCCCGTGGCGTTCCGGCAGGATTGCGTCCCGGCCAGACCGCTCCCGAGAAGCAGCGGGACGCTGCGCTGCGCGCGATGCGAGGAGTTTCGCGCCCCGCCGTGGCCCTGCACCAGGCCGGCGGAATGCTATCACGGCAACGATCGAGCGGCCGCGTATCGCATTGCCCGATATCCGCCACAAATTCTCTTGACACGCTCGCGCTGGAGTCGTATCGATCGGTCGATCGCCGGAATCTTCTCCTGATTCCCGACGCAGGTGAGCGAGGGCAACCTGCAGGCCTGGAAAGGCCGGGGCATGCCCATGCGGAAGGTTGATCTCGTTCGCCGGATAACCTGGAGCTCGATTCCAGATCACGCCTCCGGCCTGAATCTTGCCGGCGAAATCCGTTCTCCGAAAGCCACGCCTGGCTCGCCTGCGACCACCGGGTCCTTCACCAAGAAGTTACCTTCCGGGAGAGAATCCCGCGGCTGGGTGCCAAATCGACCCACTCGGATTTCCTGCCGGGCAAACGCCGCTGCCGTCGACCCTTGCCGAGTTCTTGCCAAACCGCCCAGGCTGACCTCCCTCACTTCAACGAAATCCCCTTCTCGGAGGAGGACGCCATGTGACGCCCATGCCCTTGCCTTGCCGGCTCGTTTTCTTCCCAACGAAACGAACTGAACAAAGGAGGTTCCTCATGACGAGATTCCGTGGACTGGCCGTCTTGATCGCTCTCGTGTCGCTGGTCGCCCTGGCGAGCGCCGGAAGCTGGACGCGGACCGCCGCCGTCCCGCAGTCTCAACCGAACGCCATCAGCGCCCCGGCGCCGGCTCCCGCGCCGGAATCGCAGCAGTCCGGTCAGGCAGCCTGCTCCGATCCCTTCGGCAACGGCACCGAAGTCAAAGGGTGCCACGACTGTCCGACGAGTCTGCTGCCCGGTTGCACGCGCATTTCTTGTGATCCCTGCTGTTTCCATTGTCCCGGAGATCCGTTCAACCGCTGTCTGTAGAGCTCGCATACCGCGGGGCCCATCCGGGCCCCGCGTTCCTCGCCCGATCGATGCCCACGCCTCCCCATCGCTTGCAGCGGACGCCTTCGCATGGCCCTGTTGCTGCACGATGCCGCCATCCTCTCGTGGCCTGCTTTGCGGCAAGCGGCTCTCGGCCGCACCTCCATGGTTATGCCCTCAGCTTCCTATGCAAGCGTCCTCTCGGATGGCGTCGGGATAGCGCACCCCAGGAAAACGCTCCGATCGGTTGATGGTCCGGGCCAATGCTGATAGCATCGCTGCCCGCAATCGCAGGACAGTCCGCCCTCGCGAAGACCTCGAGTCTCGAGTGAATCCCGCGCCTTCCTCACGCCGAACGCTGCTCCTCGCCGCCATCCTGGCTCTTCTTTTGCCCGGCTGCGGGGCCCAAGGCATGGGAGTCTCGCAAAACTCCTCCGCGAACTCGGAGCGTCCTGAACATCGCGCGACGGCGGGTCTCGAAACGGGAAAGCAGATCTACCAGGTGCACTGCGCCGGCTGTCACGGCGCCCGGGGAGACGGCCGCGGACCGGCGGCGCGCTTCCTCGATCCGAAACCGGCCGATTTCACGCGCGGCATCTTCAAGTTCGCCTCCGTCAAGGCCGGCCAGCTTCCGCGGGACGAAGACTTGCTGAGAACCCTGACGCGCGGCCTCCCCGGATCTTCGATGCCTTCCTGGCAAGCCCTGCCCGACGAGAATCAGCGCGCGGTGATCGCCTACCTCAAGACATTCTCCCCGGCGTGGAGTCGCAATCCTCCGGGCATTCCGATCGCCGTCTCGGAGGATCCCTACCGCTCCGGCGGCCCGGAGGCTGCCCGCCAGGCGGTGGCGCGAGGGCGCGAGGTGTATCACGTCGTCGCGACCTGCTGGCAGTGCCATGCCGCCTACGCAAGTCCGGAGGAGGTGGACTTGATGGCCAAGGCGCGCGACGCGGGCCCGGTGAAGCTGCGCGCGCAGGCCGAACAGCCGGCGACGATCATCGACGCCCGGGGCCGCCGGATCGCGACGCCCGATTTTCGCAAAAGCCCGATGAAGAA
The sequence above is a segment of the Candidatus Polarisedimenticolia bacterium genome. Coding sequences within it:
- a CDS encoding alpha-amylase family glycosyl hydrolase, translating into MELHASREARRLYRLDDFHFSASGTLLLPDFDAARAVAERINAGAKSQAGGTAAATSRRGAPAVSSGSIPPVKAWQLHAMGLINEIFHYLIQLYRESRKPSVLREALAAAGERLRDPSLETALDRIVGEFPPAAGHGGEGIAELFPAAAEGLETPELILQEALVLWLANVNPAFAPGKPLFDDAILRGSGYRELMEELHRFFEGQPPFGPDDQNLIDMLRSPALASPDSLQGQLEYIWKRWGYLLTGFRHLHRLLSALDWIREEETPRAGGGARATVPVPDFLDLQAEAERFSADRDWMPRVVLLAKNTHVWLEQLSRKHGRWIQRLDQVPDEELELLKRRGFTGLWLIGVWERSKASAAIKRLQGNPEAAPSAYSLAEYAVAADLGGAPALGNLKERAWARGIRLASDMVPNHMGIDSRWVLERPDWFLSRDRSPFPSYSFNGPDLSGDSRVGIFVEDHYFDRSDAAVVFRRLDRHTGEERFVYHGNDGTRTPWNDTAQLNYLNPEVREAVIGEILRVAREFPVIRFDAAMTLAKRHYQRLWFPQPGTGGAIPSRAEHGLTRELFDALMPREFWREVVDRVAREAPDTLLLAEAFWLMEGYFVRTLGMHRVYNSAFMNMLRDEENAKYRSVIKNTLEFDSEVLRRYVNFMNNPDEEPAVEAFGKGDKYFGICTLMAALPGLPMFGHGQWEGLWEKYGMEFRKPRQDETPDAELIARHEREISPLLHERALFAGVENFLLYDFFTAEGNVDENVFAFSNGAGGRRALVVYQNKFASTWGWIRTSAAFAVKEEGGKTHLAQSSLGQGLGISAEADRFTCFRELSSGLEFIHSSRDLCQKGLYLELHAYQCRVFLDVREVQDTRDRGYARLHAELGGRGVPSLEQALAELRYRPVHVAFRELANAEMFRRILAARAVERDAKPDPKLLDEVEWKARAVLEAIRQLTGAPGDEAKGAQRIRRSIEAMLRLPPAQPARRLGLLLAWILADGIEAMKPPMMEAGSDATAMAALGLEGILAEALRGLGGNPGRPVGDFDTVSIALRLGFEWQARGTTREMAEHLILRLERDEAARRILGFNEHEGTLYLNKEALEDFVSSLQTIAALQQRMAETPSEDPPPASQLGDPRLAPRAPRLTTVHQALQEVIAAAERAGYRVKDLHQELKRASGRSQ
- a CDS encoding sugar phosphate nucleotidyltransferase yields the protein MERFLGKERFSDLIVVILGGGRGARLDPLTRKRSKPAVPIAGKYRLIDVTISNAINSGMERMFLLTQFNSVSLHRHIVRTYKFDFFSRGYVQILAARQTPEREIWFQGTADAVRQNLEIIEQTRGDDVLILAGDHMYRMDYRDMYRDHVVNEADITLAVHPASEEAIGSLGAVRVDDAGRVVEFREKPGDAAAREGMELTPRLQRQYGVATGQPYLGSMGIYIFKKEVLMGCLSGDRHDFGRHILPEGVGQLRIQAHFHHGYWRDIGTIAAFYDAHMDLLQPNPPFSFNDPGWPFYTHPRYLPASRITGCRFERTVLAEGGVLVDSTFEDSIIGIRSVIRKATIRQSLIMGSDAYPPEAPPNAPPVGIGEGSVIEKAIVDKNARIGREVRILNQRNILEAEGSGYVIREGILVVPKNAVIPDGTTI
- the malQ gene encoding 4-alpha-glucanotransferase, whose product is MIERRAGLLLHPTSLPGPYGIGDLGEEAERFLDWAASAGASIWQILPLGPPGPGNSPYSSASAFAGNPLLLSPERLVQEGILAEAELESPPRFSIRQVDFSAVASWKERLLRHSWNLFRQRGSAELLSASASFAAAPEAAEWLADWTLYAALKRRFGGSPWYEWRAELRGREPEALEAARRELAEEIACQRHLQFLFHRQWSRLKQEANRRGLWILGDLPLYVALDSADVWSHRELFDLDDQGQPRHVAGVPPDYFSKTGQRWGNPLYRWDRIADQGYRWWIERVGHALRQVDFLRIDHFRGLAAYWEIPAEEPTAVRGRWRPGPGVSFFEALRRELRELPIVAEDLGIITDDVRELRKSVGLPGMKVLQFAFGSDDSDHLPGRFGPDHVLYTGTHDNDTTVGWFEVLGEEERTRVLRYLGKSAADSRIAEEIHWEMMRAALESEASLAVLPVQDVLGLGSEARMNNPSTPEGNWAWRAAPGSFRPELARRLKELIVKSGREKSR
- a CDS encoding c-type cytochrome; translation: MNPAPSSRRTLLLAAILALLLPGCGAQGMGVSQNSSANSERPEHRATAGLETGKQIYQVHCAGCHGARGDGRGPAARFLDPKPADFTRGIFKFASVKAGQLPRDEDLLRTLTRGLPGSSMPSWQALPDENQRAVIAYLKTFSPAWSRNPPGIPIAVSEDPYRSGGPEAARQAVARGREVYHVVATCWQCHAAYASPEEVDLMAKARDAGPVKLRAQAEQPATIIDARGRRIATPDFRKSPMKNGSSLVDLYKTIGAGIGGTAMPSWKDALEEKDLWALTYYVKSLADERWRRPRSVPGTPAESEANPAARYRATLR